A window of the Isosphaera pallida ATCC 43644 genome harbors these coding sequences:
- a CDS encoding glycosyltransferase, producing MTRPLAPPTPVRPTLANSSARSSSSRPYGVATWMHLCNGLDPMRDGGMVPSILGMTGSLARLTARRGAPDRLDDPTDASPTSPRGRVRIVTPTPSRREALTLPQGVELVGPTPEFEAEIRRADLVHMHGLWQIHTRRGAPAARAARVPYLIAAHGMAEPWALRHKRWRKWIYTALVEGPNLRNASCLHALTRPEVDHLQTLAPEAPVCLVPNGVDLEPFEDLPPRSELETECPELEGKFVLLFLSRLHVKKGLDLLADAFARIADDWPDLHLLLAGHDDGAWQPFRQTIEAAGLTERMTWVGHVNGWRARRAWAAADAFILPSYSEGFSMAILEALACRLPVIATTACHFPELAQRQAGLVVEPSREGVLRALRALQAMSPSERAELGERGRRLVEADYTWERQAEKLARVYDWLLGGGTPPEAVVEPRGRAGRRMVATTTAAEATANTPAIPHPHLALTTGHMRASDHRITSKAPVSKAPVSVLVPVKNEAANLERCLPALAWADEVFVVDSQSQDATVEVAQRHGARVVQFYFNGVYPKKKNWALDSLPFRNEWVLIVDADEVVPPQLANEIAQRIATDEADGFLLNMKYFFLGRRIRHCGYAECWNLRLFKHRMGRYERMPVAPGSGTGDNEAHEHVILDGRIKKLTHELDHYAYPDISTWVEKHNRYAAWEAEQYERFLKEPIPKGIGAGKRFKRMLKKIYLRLPARPVIRFLYAYVARLGFLDGKPGLAFCGLLAFYDFLAWAKRYEKSLQSLDASHNEGKGGVYSES from the coding sequence ATGACTCGGCCCCTCGCGCCTCCCACCCCAGTTCGTCCAACGCTTGCGAACTCGTCGGCTCGTTCCTCCTCGTCGCGGCCATACGGCGTTGCGACGTGGATGCATCTTTGCAATGGCTTGGATCCTATGCGCGACGGCGGGATGGTGCCCAGCATTCTGGGGATGACCGGGAGCCTGGCTCGTCTGACGGCGCGGCGCGGCGCTCCCGATCGCCTCGATGATCCAACCGACGCCTCGCCGACCTCCCCGAGGGGACGGGTCCGCATCGTCACGCCGACGCCCTCGCGTCGCGAGGCGTTGACCTTACCCCAAGGAGTAGAACTGGTTGGTCCCACTCCCGAGTTCGAGGCCGAGATACGCCGCGCGGATCTCGTTCATATGCATGGACTTTGGCAAATTCATACGCGCCGGGGCGCGCCGGCGGCGCGGGCGGCACGAGTGCCTTATCTGATCGCCGCCCACGGCATGGCCGAACCCTGGGCGCTGCGTCATAAACGTTGGCGCAAATGGATTTACACCGCGCTGGTTGAGGGGCCGAATCTTCGAAACGCCTCCTGTCTGCACGCCTTGACCCGTCCCGAGGTGGACCATCTGCAGACGCTCGCGCCGGAGGCTCCGGTGTGCCTGGTGCCCAATGGGGTTGATCTGGAGCCGTTCGAAGATCTGCCGCCGCGTTCGGAGTTGGAGACAGAGTGTCCTGAGTTGGAGGGCAAGTTCGTCCTGCTGTTCCTGTCGCGTCTGCACGTCAAGAAAGGTCTGGACTTGCTGGCCGACGCCTTCGCGCGGATCGCTGACGACTGGCCGGACCTTCATCTGTTGCTGGCAGGTCACGACGACGGGGCGTGGCAACCGTTCCGTCAGACCATCGAAGCGGCCGGTTTGACCGAACGGATGACCTGGGTAGGCCATGTCAACGGTTGGCGGGCGCGTCGGGCGTGGGCCGCGGCCGACGCCTTCATTTTGCCCAGCTACTCGGAAGGCTTCAGCATGGCGATTCTGGAGGCGCTGGCGTGTCGGTTGCCCGTGATCGCCACCACCGCCTGCCATTTCCCCGAACTGGCCCAACGTCAAGCCGGCCTGGTGGTCGAACCTAGCCGTGAGGGTGTCCTTCGGGCGCTTCGAGCTCTGCAGGCCATGAGTCCCTCCGAACGGGCTGAGTTGGGTGAGCGTGGGCGTCGGCTGGTCGAAGCCGACTACACCTGGGAACGCCAGGCTGAAAAGCTTGCTCGTGTTTACGACTGGCTGCTCGGCGGCGGCACCCCGCCTGAAGCAGTGGTCGAACCCCGTGGTCGCGCGGGCCGGCGGATGGTCGCCACGACGACCGCCGCGGAGGCCACCGCCAACACCCCCGCGATCCCTCATCCTCACCTCGCCTTGACCACGGGTCACATGCGCGCATCCGATCATCGAATCACATCCAAAGCCCCTGTCTCCAAAGCGCCTGTCAGTGTGCTGGTGCCGGTCAAAAATGAAGCCGCCAACTTGGAGCGTTGCCTGCCGGCGTTGGCATGGGCCGACGAGGTGTTCGTGGTCGATAGCCAAAGCCAGGATGCGACGGTCGAGGTCGCTCAGCGTCACGGCGCTCGGGTGGTTCAGTTTTACTTCAACGGCGTCTACCCTAAAAAGAAGAACTGGGCGCTCGATTCGTTGCCCTTCCGCAACGAGTGGGTGCTGATCGTGGACGCCGACGAGGTGGTGCCTCCCCAACTGGCCAACGAGATCGCCCAACGCATCGCCACCGACGAGGCCGACGGCTTTTTGCTCAACATGAAATATTTCTTTCTGGGGCGTCGCATCCGACATTGTGGATATGCCGAATGCTGGAACCTGCGTCTCTTCAAACATCGGATGGGGCGTTACGAGCGGATGCCGGTCGCGCCCGGTTCGGGCACAGGCGACAACGAGGCCCACGAACACGTTATTCTCGATGGCCGAATCAAAAAACTCACCCACGAGTTAGACCACTACGCCTATCCGGATATCTCCACCTGGGTGGAGAAGCACAACCGCTACGCCGCTTGGGAAGCCGAACAATACGAACGCTTCCTCAAGGAACCGATCCCCAAAGGAATCGGCGCAGGGAAGCGGTTCAAGCGGATGCTCAAAAAAATCTATCTGAGACTGCCCGCGCGTCCGGTGATCCGCTTCCTCTATGCCTATGTGGCGCGGTTGGGGTTCCTCGACGGCAAGCCGGGTTTGGCCTTCTGTGGCCTTTTGGCCTTCTACGACTTCCTCGCCTGGGCCAAACGCTACGAGAAAAGCCTTCAATCTCTCGACGCTTCCCACAACGAAGGGAAAGGTGGCGTTTACTCTGAATCCTAA
- a CDS encoding ABC transporter ATP-binding protein produces the protein MKMNPMESTPAPREGDPPPHVETRQLSLRYAHTTSAALEDLSLTIASGEWLTVAGRSGAGKTTLLRLLAGLERPTRGVIQFNGRDQLEVPPHCRGVGYLFQEPALFPDRDVRANLAFGAGDDETWCFWRSGRRDLKARRAARIEAVALQLGIADLLDRAVETLSGGQRQRVALGRALVHPRPLLLLDEPLAALDPNCRRDLIDDLRDLRPVLRATVVHVTHDLRDALALADRVAVLGQGRLRQIGPPAALRNDPDHLDVIGLFDDPPVNRLAGRLATDGGKSFSFLVDSLGCAIRLPKVESSRLRVGPVILAIRPEAISWEDPPGLDEPRLDLIDAADETTRLAVEDRGWGWIVTAGRSDRRFRLRALRINPPGLTARQPCQAQAVANLARSRWWVAWSCCQWFDPATGCRLD, from the coding sequence ATGAAGATGAATCCGATGGAATCGACACCGGCTCCCCGCGAAGGCGACCCGCCGCCCCACGTCGAGACGCGGCAGCTGAGTTTGCGATACGCCCACACCACCTCCGCGGCGCTGGAGGATCTGTCGTTGACGATCGCCTCGGGGGAATGGCTGACGGTGGCGGGACGCTCGGGAGCGGGCAAGACCACGCTGTTGCGCCTGCTCGCCGGGTTGGAGCGGCCCACCCGCGGCGTCATTCAGTTCAATGGCCGCGACCAACTTGAAGTGCCGCCTCATTGTCGCGGCGTGGGATACCTTTTTCAGGAACCCGCCCTGTTTCCCGACCGCGACGTGCGCGCTAATCTCGCTTTCGGCGCGGGGGACGATGAAACCTGGTGTTTTTGGCGGTCCGGCCGCCGTGACCTCAAAGCGCGACGCGCAGCGCGGATCGAGGCGGTGGCGTTGCAGCTGGGCATCGCCGACCTGCTCGATCGAGCGGTGGAAACCCTTTCTGGCGGGCAACGCCAGCGGGTCGCGTTGGGACGGGCGTTGGTTCATCCCCGTCCGCTGCTTCTGTTGGACGAACCCCTGGCCGCGCTCGATCCGAATTGCCGCCGTGACCTCATCGACGACCTGCGCGATCTGCGTCCCGTCTTGCGGGCCACGGTGGTTCATGTCACCCACGACCTCCGCGACGCTCTGGCGCTGGCCGATCGGGTGGCAGTGTTGGGCCAAGGCCGTTTGCGTCAGATTGGCCCACCCGCGGCGCTGCGCAACGACCCGGACCATCTAGACGTGATCGGCCTTTTCGACGATCCACCAGTCAATCGTCTAGCGGGACGACTTGCGACCGATGGTGGAAAATCGTTTTCCTTTCTTGTCGATTCCTTGGGATGTGCCATTCGTTTGCCCAAGGTCGAATCCTCCCGCCTCCGTGTCGGCCCAGTGATTCTGGCGATCCGTCCTGAAGCGATCAGCTGGGAAGATCCGCCAGGGCTTGATGAACCGAGACTCGATCTGATCGACGCCGCCGACGAAACGACGAGGCTCGCGGTCGAGGACCGTGGCTGGGGGTGGATTGTGACCGCTGGTCGCTCTGACAGACGCTTTCGCCTTCGAGCGTTAAGGATCAACCCGCCCGGTTTGACCGCACGGCAACCTTGCCAAGCCCAAGCAGTGGCCAATCTGGCCCGCAGTCGTTGGTGGGTGGCCTGGTCGTGCTGCCAATGGTTCGATCCGGCGACCGGGTGTCGTCTGGACTGA
- a CDS encoding glycosyltransferase family 4 protein, with amino-acid sequence MSFRLAIAFTNFGPYHLARLRALASALAQQGGELVAHEVAGDERKYPWRIERCFEPFRWITLFPDRVLETLAAGQCRAAMREALKRDQPDVVATCGYSRPESQAALHWAKRHGKLALLMSESQELDHPRIAWKEWLKRQWVSRYDCALVGGPPHRDYLVKLGIPTERIALGYNVVDHWDFLQGAQEARADRSSRERLGIPHRPYFLCVSRFAADKNLVTLIRCYAAYWDVVGSNRAWDLVLCGSGDPEGEAQVRRAREAVASEVANRIHLPGFVQGRILQAWYAHASAFVLASTLEPWGLVVNEAAACGLPLLVSNRVGAASVLVRPDVTGRLFDPYDDAELTHSLVWLTHQEESFRSRLGRNAAALASQWGPERFAQGFLEAMASAGFPTRDRDWTPSRVVSDSESFIQTPIRIGSTIFGPSIQEPSA; translated from the coding sequence ATGTCGTTCCGCCTGGCGATCGCCTTCACCAACTTCGGCCCTTATCACTTGGCCAGACTCCGCGCGTTGGCCTCGGCATTGGCGCAACAGGGGGGTGAACTCGTTGCGCACGAGGTCGCCGGCGACGAACGGAAATATCCCTGGAGGATTGAACGCTGCTTTGAACCGTTTCGCTGGATCACTCTGTTTCCCGACCGCGTGTTGGAAACCCTTGCCGCCGGCCAATGCCGCGCCGCGATGCGTGAGGCTTTGAAGCGGGATCAACCTGACGTGGTGGCCACCTGTGGCTACTCCCGCCCCGAGTCGCAAGCCGCGCTCCACTGGGCCAAACGTCATGGCAAACTCGCCCTCCTGATGTCGGAAAGCCAGGAGTTGGACCATCCCCGGATTGCCTGGAAGGAGTGGCTGAAGCGTCAGTGGGTCTCGCGTTACGACTGCGCCCTGGTGGGTGGTCCACCTCACCGCGATTACCTGGTCAAGCTAGGTATTCCCACCGAACGGATTGCTCTGGGTTACAACGTGGTGGATCATTGGGACTTCCTTCAGGGAGCGCAAGAGGCCCGGGCCGATCGTTCGAGTCGGGAGCGGCTGGGGATTCCCCATCGTCCGTATTTCCTTTGCGTCAGTCGGTTCGCCGCCGACAAGAATCTCGTGACGTTGATTCGATGTTACGCGGCCTATTGGGACGTGGTGGGTTCGAATCGGGCTTGGGATTTGGTGTTGTGCGGCTCGGGCGATCCGGAGGGCGAAGCTCAAGTGCGACGAGCGCGGGAGGCGGTTGCCAGCGAAGTCGCCAATCGAATTCATTTACCTGGATTTGTTCAAGGGAGAATCTTGCAAGCCTGGTACGCCCACGCTTCGGCCTTTGTGCTGGCCAGCACCTTGGAACCCTGGGGTCTGGTGGTCAACGAGGCGGCGGCATGCGGCCTGCCTCTTCTGGTTTCCAACCGAGTGGGGGCCGCTTCGGTTTTAGTACGTCCCGACGTGACGGGGCGGCTCTTCGACCCCTACGACGACGCGGAGTTGACCCATTCCCTAGTGTGGTTGACTCACCAGGAGGAGTCGTTCCGATCGCGTTTGGGCCGCAATGCTGCCGCCCTCGCCAGCCAATGGGGACCGGAGCGTTTTGCCCAGGGCTTCCTTGAGGCGATGGCCTCGGCCGGATTCCCGACACGTGACCGGGACTGGACCCCGTCCAGAGTCGTTTCGGATTCCGAATCATTCATCCAAACGCCGATCCGCATCGGTTCCACCATCTTTGGTCCTTCGATCCAGGAGCCTTCGGCATGA
- a CDS encoding PVC-type heme-binding CxxCH protein: MRSSLRFQRVAPIGLAFITIPLMLATMRFGLIPLDQGVAHPARPTDSIAAPQATTLASPPLSLANGEKVAFLGNSLAERFNLDGHFETWLHLRFPQSELRVRNFAWPADEVGQRQRPNDYTKIDDPVAVFRADTYLCFFGFNESFAGDDPEALANFESTYDRFLDDFAAQYPRADHQGPPRFVLVSPVAFEVSGDPYLPSGVEENRRLAAYTQAIQRVAARRGLLFVDLFTPTQERFQHGQGLRYTVNGCHLNTEGNRLVSRLLDQALFGSPHPRADLAGTALFERLRAEVIDRAWYHQQDYRMLNGWYVYGGRRTWDTETFPREYVKIRNMVAVRDRRIFDLVQGRPISPIPDDSRTGELYVPPTRFGDPRQKYSEAEELRYLTPLEFKAVTAVAEGLELKLFADETRFPELANPVQLNFDAKGRLWVACMPTYPQWKPGDPKPSDRLLIFEDDDKDGVADRVKVFYDKLHCPTGFEFWNGGVLVVDQPRVLFLKDNDGDDRADQVEFLMDGWATDDTHHTCGAWEWSHGGLLHMLEGIATSTTLETPRGPHRSFGSGGAYVFDPRTWVIRQFTLPGQYNSWCYVFDQWGQGIVGDGTTANHHWDAPLSTAWTNNRKGLDTIFNNEGMRPALGNEILVSRHLPDDLQGQITYACVINMNGMPRFTLEDDGAGFRGQRLKKADGSPDDLIRSTDKHFRPGDPQIGPDGAVWFVDWANALIGHMQYSQRDPNRDKQRGRIYRLVAKDRPLIEPTTQDGKTIPELLEQLRAPEWRTRYRARRALRDFAADAVANAVDSWVRTLNPDDPEFDRLRCEALWALQSYHRVNFDLLEQVATSAKLGQARAAAIRILADERTYLDPERSFAVLARAVHDEHPRVRLEAVRALSFLPESRAVEAILEAAAQPLDKWLSYTIEHALSANEPVWRTAYYNGTLAADNPQGLAALNEVMAAHKAGLEASRHLRLLLSSANALEVTPEVRDKAYNALATLEGGNPTKGREIFVRNCTACHKVGNGEGQEYGPNLAKVAERLSRQKLVESIIDPNAEVADDYLTTTVEVEDGRVVSGLRVPSSDQEVIIFDGKDKVVIPKTEVVEILQVKQSSMPEGLAGAMSPTEFLDLIEYLSRLK; this comes from the coding sequence GTGCGATCCTCACTACGTTTCCAGCGCGTCGCGCCCATTGGATTGGCGTTCATCACGATTCCCCTGATGCTGGCGACTATGAGGTTCGGGTTGATCCCCTTGGATCAAGGCGTTGCCCATCCAGCGCGACCAACCGACTCCATCGCGGCTCCCCAAGCCACAACCCTGGCCTCCCCGCCCCTGAGCTTGGCAAACGGAGAAAAAGTCGCGTTCCTGGGCAACAGCCTGGCCGAGCGTTTCAACCTCGACGGCCATTTCGAGACCTGGCTGCACCTGCGTTTCCCCCAATCCGAACTGCGGGTCCGCAACTTCGCCTGGCCCGCCGATGAAGTGGGCCAACGCCAACGCCCCAACGACTACACCAAGATCGACGACCCCGTGGCGGTCTTCCGCGCCGATACATACCTCTGCTTCTTCGGCTTCAACGAGTCGTTTGCCGGCGACGACCCCGAAGCGCTGGCCAACTTCGAGTCCACCTACGACCGCTTTCTCGATGACTTCGCCGCCCAATATCCCCGCGCCGATCACCAGGGGCCGCCCCGGTTCGTGCTGGTCTCGCCGGTCGCTTTCGAGGTCAGCGGCGATCCTTATCTGCCCTCCGGCGTTGAGGAGAACCGCCGCCTGGCCGCCTACACCCAGGCGATTCAACGCGTGGCGGCGCGTCGTGGTCTCCTCTTCGTCGATCTGTTCACCCCCACACAGGAACGATTTCAACATGGTCAGGGTTTGCGCTACACTGTCAACGGCTGCCACCTCAACACCGAGGGGAACCGTTTGGTGAGCCGCCTGCTCGACCAGGCGCTGTTCGGTTCGCCCCACCCCCGTGCCGATCTGGCCGGCACCGCCCTATTCGAACGCCTCCGCGCCGAGGTGATCGACAGGGCGTGGTACCACCAGCAAGATTATCGAATGCTCAATGGCTGGTACGTTTATGGCGGCCGCCGCACCTGGGACACCGAAACTTTCCCGCGCGAATACGTCAAGATCCGCAACATGGTGGCGGTGCGCGACCGCAGAATCTTTGACTTGGTCCAGGGACGACCGATCTCCCCCATTCCCGACGACTCGCGGACCGGCGAGTTGTACGTGCCCCCGACCCGGTTTGGCGACCCGCGGCAGAAGTATTCCGAAGCTGAGGAACTGCGCTACTTGACCCCGTTGGAATTCAAAGCGGTCACCGCCGTGGCCGAGGGTCTGGAACTCAAACTCTTCGCCGACGAAACCCGGTTCCCCGAACTGGCCAACCCGGTCCAACTCAACTTCGACGCCAAGGGCCGCCTGTGGGTCGCCTGCATGCCCACCTATCCCCAGTGGAAACCGGGCGACCCCAAACCATCCGATCGTCTGCTCATTTTCGAGGATGACGACAAGGACGGCGTGGCCGACCGCGTCAAGGTCTTCTACGACAAGCTGCATTGCCCCACTGGGTTCGAGTTTTGGAACGGTGGCGTCCTGGTGGTCGATCAACCCCGCGTCCTGTTCCTCAAGGACAACGACGGCGACGACCGCGCCGACCAGGTTGAATTCCTGATGGACGGTTGGGCCACCGACGACACCCACCACACCTGCGGCGCTTGGGAATGGAGTCACGGTGGTCTTCTGCACATGCTTGAGGGCATCGCTACCAGTACCACGTTAGAAACTCCACGCGGTCCTCATCGCAGTTTTGGCTCGGGTGGCGCGTATGTGTTCGATCCTCGGACCTGGGTGATCCGTCAATTCACCCTCCCGGGCCAATACAACTCCTGGTGCTACGTCTTCGACCAGTGGGGCCAAGGCATCGTGGGCGATGGCACCACCGCCAACCACCACTGGGATGCTCCTCTCTCGACCGCGTGGACCAATAACCGCAAAGGTCTGGACACCATCTTCAACAACGAGGGGATGCGACCGGCGTTGGGCAACGAGATTCTGGTCTCGCGGCATTTGCCCGACGACCTTCAAGGTCAGATCACCTACGCCTGCGTGATCAACATGAATGGGATGCCCCGGTTCACCCTGGAAGATGACGGCGCAGGATTCCGCGGCCAACGGCTCAAGAAGGCCGATGGCTCCCCCGACGACCTCATCCGCTCAACCGACAAGCACTTCCGACCTGGCGATCCCCAGATCGGCCCCGACGGAGCGGTTTGGTTCGTGGATTGGGCCAACGCCTTGATTGGTCATATGCAGTACTCCCAGCGCGATCCCAACCGGGATAAGCAACGGGGCCGGATTTACCGCCTGGTCGCCAAGGATCGTCCCCTGATCGAGCCAACGACCCAAGACGGCAAGACCATCCCCGAGTTGCTCGAACAGCTTCGTGCCCCAGAATGGCGGACCCGCTACCGCGCCCGCCGGGCGCTGCGCGACTTCGCCGCCGACGCCGTAGCTAATGCCGTGGATTCCTGGGTGCGGACCCTCAACCCAGATGATCCCGAGTTCGACCGTCTTCGTTGCGAAGCGCTCTGGGCGCTCCAATCGTATCATCGAGTGAATTTCGATTTGCTTGAACAGGTGGCGACTTCAGCAAAGCTGGGCCAAGCCCGCGCTGCGGCGATCCGCATCCTCGCCGACGAGCGGACCTATCTGGACCCAGAACGCAGCTTCGCGGTCCTCGCCCGCGCCGTCCACGACGAGCATCCCCGCGTCCGTCTGGAGGCGGTTCGCGCCCTCAGCTTCCTCCCCGAGTCGCGGGCGGTCGAAGCCATCCTTGAGGCCGCTGCGCAACCGCTCGACAAGTGGCTGTCCTACACCATTGAACATGCCTTGAGCGCCAACGAGCCGGTTTGGCGGACGGCCTACTATAACGGCACCCTCGCCGCGGACAATCCTCAGGGGCTCGCGGCGCTCAATGAGGTGATGGCCGCTCACAAGGCGGGCTTGGAGGCGTCGCGTCACCTGCGGCTGTTGCTCAGTTCAGCCAACGCCCTCGAGGTTACCCCCGAGGTCCGCGACAAGGCATACAACGCTCTGGCTACGCTTGAGGGTGGCAACCCTACCAAGGGCCGGGAGATTTTCGTGCGCAACTGCACCGCCTGTCACAAGGTCGGCAACGGCGAGGGCCAGGAATACGGCCCCAACCTCGCCAAGGTGGCCGAACGGCTGTCCCGGCAAAAGTTGGTCGAGTCGATCATCGACCCCAACGCTGAGGTCGCCGACGACTATCTGACCACCACCGTTGAAGTCGAGGATGGTCGGGTGGTCTCCGGGTTGCGAGTTCCCTCAAGCGACCAAGAGGTGATCATCTTCGACGGCAAAGACAAAGTGGTGATTCCCAAGACTGAGGTGGTTGAAATTCTCCAGGTCAAACAGTCGAGCATGCCCGAAGGCCTCGCCGGCGCGATGTCCCCCACCGAGTTCCTCGACCTGATCGAGTACCTCTCCAGGCTCAAGTGA
- a CDS encoding 3-keto-disaccharide hydrolase — protein MPATASALLTAALLVAPPTLASTNEEGFLTLFNGSNLDEWIIPEGDNGHWKIVDGVIDYDAMSEAKGEKHLFSRREFGDFTLKLEWRIKDTPYINPNVAYVLPDGTHARGIDGKPLKLALPDSDSGVYLRDRKGKSQVNIWCWPIGSGEVYGYRMDASLPPEVRAGVTPKHQADRPVGEWNEFEITLVGDRLTVILNGVTVIEHAQLPGIPRRGPIALQHHGSVNRETGKFNSSPSLVQFRNIRIKPLD, from the coding sequence ATGCCAGCCACCGCTTCCGCGCTTTTGACCGCCGCGCTGCTTGTCGCGCCCCCGACCTTGGCTTCGACTAACGAGGAGGGCTTTCTGACTCTGTTCAATGGTTCGAATCTGGATGAGTGGATTATCCCCGAAGGAGACAACGGCCATTGGAAAATCGTCGATGGCGTGATCGACTACGACGCCATGAGTGAAGCCAAGGGTGAGAAGCACTTGTTTTCTCGACGCGAGTTTGGCGACTTCACGCTCAAGCTGGAGTGGCGGATCAAAGACACCCCCTACATCAACCCCAACGTCGCCTACGTCCTGCCCGACGGCACTCACGCCCGGGGGATTGACGGCAAGCCTCTGAAACTGGCCTTGCCGGATAGCGATTCGGGAGTCTATTTACGGGACCGCAAAGGCAAGTCGCAAGTCAACATTTGGTGCTGGCCGATCGGGTCCGGCGAGGTTTACGGCTATCGGATGGACGCCTCGTTGCCCCCGGAGGTGCGTGCTGGGGTCACGCCCAAGCATCAGGCCGACCGCCCAGTGGGCGAATGGAACGAGTTCGAGATCACCTTGGTGGGCGATCGTTTGACCGTGATCCTTAATGGCGTGACCGTCATCGAACACGCTCAACTGCCCGGCATTCCCCGACGAGGACCAATCGCGCTACAACATCACGGCAGCGTCAACCGCGAAACCGGCAAGTTCAACAGCTCGCCCAGCCTAGTCCAGTTTCGCAACATCCGCATCAAGCCGCTGGATTGA
- a CDS encoding purple acid phosphatase family protein translates to MTRGLLIVCWALVGLATVPATGQDELGGVPFSEREMYRPTPTPDRIILTFADDPATTLAVTWRTSADVTKAVGQIALAEDGPDFQLSGKVTTVEAVTEKLDSDLSLAHYHSVIFKGLQPKTRYVYRVGDGSNWSEWFQTCTASDQAEPFRFIYFGDAQNDIKSMWSRVIREANLEAPRAAFMLHAGDLINRANRDAEWGEWFNAGAWLNGMIPSIATPGNHEYAKPVRPGMSKEEADALKNQVSLHWRPQFTMPMNGPKVEGLEETVYYVDYQGARIISLNSNEKHEEQAAWLETILAKNPCKWTIITYHHPMFSAAKGRDNPRLRALWLPIFNKYGVDLVLQGHDHTYSRSDLVVGDTNVTEGATTQSQNGTVYVVSVSGPKMYILERHQTAKRAAERTQLFQIISIDGDTLNYEARTAVNTLYDAFTLKKRPGQPNELIERVPEVEERVGKTVYPNAEAAQKD, encoded by the coding sequence ATGACCCGTGGATTGCTGATAGTTTGCTGGGCGTTGGTCGGCCTAGCGACGGTTCCAGCCACCGGCCAGGACGAACTGGGCGGGGTACCGTTCTCGGAACGGGAGATGTACCGCCCGACTCCGACCCCTGACCGGATCATTTTGACCTTCGCCGACGATCCAGCCACCACGTTGGCGGTCACCTGGCGCACTAGCGCGGACGTGACCAAGGCGGTCGGCCAGATCGCTCTGGCAGAGGATGGGCCGGACTTTCAGCTTTCCGGCAAAGTCACCACGGTCGAGGCGGTCACCGAGAAGCTTGATTCCGACCTAAGTTTGGCACACTATCATTCGGTGATTTTCAAAGGTCTTCAGCCAAAAACTCGGTATGTCTATCGGGTGGGCGACGGGTCCAACTGGAGCGAGTGGTTCCAGACCTGCACGGCTTCCGACCAGGCCGAGCCGTTCCGCTTCATTTACTTCGGCGATGCCCAAAACGACATCAAGTCAATGTGGTCGCGGGTCATCCGCGAGGCTAACCTGGAAGCGCCCCGCGCGGCGTTCATGCTCCACGCCGGCGACCTCATCAACCGTGCCAACCGCGACGCGGAATGGGGCGAGTGGTTCAACGCAGGGGCCTGGCTCAACGGCATGATCCCCAGCATCGCCACCCCCGGCAACCACGAGTACGCCAAGCCAGTTCGCCCCGGCATGAGCAAGGAGGAAGCCGACGCGCTTAAGAATCAAGTCTCGCTCCACTGGCGTCCCCAGTTCACTATGCCAATGAACGGTCCCAAGGTCGAAGGACTGGAGGAAACCGTTTACTATGTCGATTACCAGGGCGCGCGGATCATCTCGCTCAACTCCAACGAGAAGCACGAGGAACAGGCCGCCTGGCTTGAAACCATCCTGGCCAAGAATCCCTGCAAGTGGACGATCATCACCTATCACCACCCGATGTTCTCCGCCGCCAAAGGCCGGGACAACCCCAGGCTGCGTGCGCTGTGGCTGCCGATTTTCAACAAGTACGGCGTGGACCTGGTGTTGCAAGGTCATGACCACACCTACAGCCGTTCCGACTTGGTGGTGGGCGACACGAACGTGACTGAAGGGGCCACCACCCAGAGTCAAAATGGCACGGTGTACGTCGTGTCGGTGTCGGGTCCGAAGATGTACATTCTGGAACGTCATCAAACCGCCAAACGCGCCGCTGAGCGCACTCAACTCTTCCAAATCATCTCGATTGACGGCGACACCTTGAACTACGAAGCCCGCACCGCCGTCAACACGTTGTACGACGCCTTTACGCTCAAGAAGCGTCCCGGCCAGCCTAACGAATTGATCGAACGGGTGCCGGAGGTTGAGGAACGGGTCGGCAAGACGGTTTATCCCAATGCCGAGGCCGCCCAGAAGGACTGA